GAACGTGAACCCATCGGCCTGATAGGTCACGACCTCAGTGCCTGGCTTGAACGATGCGCTCTCGCGATATTGCACGCCGTCCGGCGTCACGACGTCGAACATGTGGATCTTGCGATAAATGGCGATCTCGCGACCGGCGCGGTCGAAGACCACAGTCGTATTATGAAGCCGATCCTCGCCGGGAATCTTTTCGAGGATCGAGCCGGCGTGAATAAAGATGCCGTGGCGCCGCGCCAGCGCCTGCATAGCGAGATAGGCCGGCCCCTCCCCGAGAACTTCCGCGGCTTGCTGCTTGTCGGGACGCTGGCCGCCGAGAAAGTCGAAACATTCCGGCAGAGCGACCCAATCCGGCCCCTCGTCGGCGACAGCCTGTTCGATCAACTCGCAGGCCGTGGCGATATTCGCCGCCTTGTCCTGGCGCGAATTCATCTGGATCAGACTGATCTTCATATGCCTAGTTCGCGGGCTTCGCGGATCAAGTCAAATGAAAATCCGGGGGATGAAATCCTGTCAGGCCGCCTCGCGCAGCGCGTCGCCGAAGGCACGTACGTCGGAGAGAACATGGGCCGCGAGTGTATCGAGTTCGCCGGCGAGACCGACGAGCGATTCGGCATGTTGGCTGGTGAGCGCCGCGGCTTGCGCGACATTCTCGACGTAGGCCGACGTTGCCGTCGTGCCCGAGGCGGCAGAGCGCACGTTGCGGGCGATCTCCTGGGTCGAAGCGCCCTGCTCCTGCACCGCCGACGCTATGATTGCGGAGATCTGTTCGATCTCACCAATCTTGGTCTGGATCGTGTCGATCGCGGTCACCGAGCTCTCAGTTGCCGCCTGCATATCGGCGATCTGGCCGGAAATATCCTGAGTCGCGCGCGCGGTCTGCGTGGCGAGCGTCTTGACCTCCTGCGCGACCACCGCGAAGCCGCGGCCTGCCTCGCCAGCGCGGGCGGCTTCGATCGTGGCGTTGAGGGCCAGAAGATTGGTCTGTGCCGCGATCCTCGAGATGAGGCTGACAATATCGCCGACGCGGCGCGCTGCTTCGGTCAGGCGGGCCATGCCGCTCGACGTCTCGATGCTTTCCGAGACGGCGCGTTTGACGACCGTGGTCGATTGCACGACCTGCCGGCTGATCTCCTCGATCGAGGCCAGCAATTCTTCGGAGGCAACGGCGACCGAAGAGACGTCGCCGGCGGCATTGGAGGAGGCCGTCTTGGCGTGCGACGAGCCCTCGGCGGCGTTGCGCGCGCCCGAGATCATGTCCTGGGAGGCGGTCGACATGCGCTTGGTCATTTCCGTCAGCCGCGCGACATTCGCGGAAAGGTCGGCGGAGAACTTCTCGACCTTGGCGCGGACGGCCGCCTCGCGCATGAGCCGCTTTTCGCGGTCGTCACGGGCGTGGAGTTCGTCTACCAACTCGTTGTTTTTCTTCACCCCGTCGCGAAGCACCTGAAGCGACCGCGAGATGACGCCGATCTCGTCCTTGCGCGCCGTGCCGCTGATCTCGATATCGACGTCACCACCAGCGAGCGCCGACATCTGGCGAGAGAGAATGTCGACCGGCCGGGCGACCGTGAGATAGGCGATCGGCATTGAAATGAGCAGAACCAGCAGGCAGCCCAGGGTCGAACCGAAAAGCAGAACGCGGTTGAGTTTCGCCGCCGCGTCATCGATCTGGACGGCGTAAACATGCATCGCGGCCGGGCTGGCGGTGAGCTCCGAATGGGCAAGATCGCGCACTTGAAGGGAAGCCACATAGGCGACCACGCTCACGGCGACCAGGATGCCGATGTAAAGCAGTTGTCTTAGGATCAGGCTTCGGCCAATGGTGAGAGCGCCCATGAATTCGCCTCTGCGATGCGTCGGAAAACGACAATATGTCCGGTGCGCTTCATGGGAGGTTAACGAAGCGATGGCGGCGCCGTAGATTTTTGGCCTCATCCGGTGCAAACCCCGCATAATGGCAAAAGGAGCCGTCATGTCCCTTGTCGTCGCGGTCCAGATGGACCCGATTGAGAAGATCAATTTTGCTGGTGATTCGACCTTCGCGTTGATGCTGGAGGCGCAGGCGCGCGGCCATCGACTCTATCATTACACACCGGACAAATTGACCTGGGGTCCTGGCGGCATCATTGCCCAGGCGGCGGAAATCACTGTCCGCGACCGGGCTGGCGATTATTTTACGCTGCAAAAGCCCGCGCTGCTCGAACTCGCCAGCGCCGACGTCGTGCTGCTGCGGCAAGATCCGCCGTTCGATCTCGGCTATATCACCTCGACCCATCTTCTCGAGCAATTGCCGGCGCATGTGCTGGTCGTCAACGATCCGGCCGCCGTGCGCAACGCACCCGAGAAGCTGTTTGTGATGGACTTTCCGCAATTCATGCCGGCGACCTTGATCAGCCGCGACAAGGCGGCGATCGCCGCCTTTCTGGAACAACACGGCGAGATCGTCGTGAAGCCTCTGCATGGCCACGGCGGCGCGGCGGTTTTCAAACTCACGCGCAAGGATCCAAATTTCGGCTCCCTCTACGACCTTTTCGCCACGACCTTCAAGGAGCCGTGGGTCGCGCAGGAATTTTTGCCGCAGGTGGCCAAAGGCGATAAACGGATCATCCTGGTCGATGGTATTGCGGCCGGTGCGGTGAACCGGGTTCCGGCCGAAAACGATATCCGCGCCAATATGGTGCGGGGTGGCGCCGCAGCGGCGACCGAACTCACCCCGCGCGAAAAGGAAATTTGCGCGTTTATTGGTCCGGAACTGGAACGCCGCGGCCTGCTTTTCGTAGGGATTGACGTGATCGACGGCTATCTTACCGAAATCAACGTCACCTCGCCGACCGGACTCCGCGCGATCGCCAAGACCGGCGGTCCCGATGTCGCCGCGACCATCTGGAATGCGATCGAGGCAAAACTTGCCGCCCGGCGAAGGGGAGCCACAGAATGAGCGTCAGCGAGGTCACCTCGCCAATCCAGAGGCCGCGCCGCGCTGCATTGAGCCCCGGCCAGCTTTTCGATCGTGCCGGGATCGCCAAAGCCATCTCCGAGGCCCATGCCGCCGGCATGGCGCCAGACGGGCTGCGCAATCTCGCTCTGGGGCTTTTCCGCGATGCGCTTGAGGCCGGACGCACCCGCGCGCGTGAAGTTCTCGATGCGACGCGTGGCGGCCTCGCCTGCGCCGGCAATCTCTCCAAGCTTGAAGACGAGCTGATCCGTGCTTTGCACGCATTCGCGGTGACCTATCTTCATCCCGCGCCCTCAGCCGCAGCCCGGAGCCTCGTGATCGCCGCTGTCGGCGGCTATGGTCGCGCGACGCTGGCGCCCGGCTCCGACATCGATCTGCTTTTCCTGCTGCCCTCGGATGACGACAATTGGGGCAAGCGGGTGACCGAAGCCGTGCTCTATCTGCTCTGGGACCTGAAGCAGAAGGTCGGCCATTCGACCCGCTCGGTCGATGAATGCCTCGTCCAGTCGCGGCGCGACATGACGGTTCGCACCGCGCTGCTCGAAGCCCGCTTTATCCTCGGCGACGAAAAACTCTTTGCCGATATGTACAGCCGCTTCGACAAGGAAATCGTGCAGCATAATCCGCGCGAATTCGTCGTCGCCAAGCTCGCCGAGCGCGACACGAGGATTTCCAAGGAAGGCCAGTCGCGCTACCTCGTCGAACCCAACGTCAAGGAAGGCAAAGGCGGCCTGCGCGATCTCAATTCACTTTTTTGGATCGCCAAATATGTCTATCGCATGCGCGAGGCGTCGGATCTCGTGGCTGCGGGGCTGTTCACGCCGCGCCAATACAGGCGCTTTCTGCGGTGCGAGGAATTTCTGTGGCTCGTGCGCTGCCACATGCATTTTCTGGCCGGCCGCCCCGAGGAAATCCTGAGCTTCGACATGCAGCGCCCGATCGCCGAACGGCTGGGCTATGCGGGCCGCGGTGGCCTGTCCGGCATCGAGCGTTTCATGAAACATTACTTCCTCATTGCGAAGGAAGTCGGCGACCTGACCGCTGTGCTGAGCGCAGCGCTGGAAGAACGCCATGCCAAGCCCCCGGCTATGCTCGACCGGTTTCATATAAGGATACGCCGCCAGGACAAGCGCATCACAAGTATGGGCTTTGCCGTCGAGAACGGACGGCTGAAAGCGGCACGGCCGGATGTCTTCACAAATGACCCTGTCAACCTCATCCGCATGTTCTGGCTGGCGGACCGGGATAGTGTCGCGCTGCATCCAGATCTCGCGCATCTTGCCATCTCGCATCTTTATCTGATCGACGCACAGCTGCGCGAAAACCCCGAGGCAAACCGTCTTTTTCTCGACATTCTCTCGTCGCGAAAATCGCCGGAAGCGGTGTTGCGGTTGATGAACGAAGCGGGCGTGCTTGGCCGCTTCATTCCGCCTTTCGGCCGTATCGTCGCGATGATGCAGTTCAACATGTATCATCATTACACGGTTGACGAGCATCTGCTGCGCGCGTTGGGGTTTCTCGCCGACATCGACGCGCACCGCCACCGCGACGATCTGCCGTTGACCGACACGATCATATCGTCGATCGAAAAACGCCGGGCGCTCTATGTCGCCGTCTTTCTGCATGACGTCGCCAAGGGCCGGATGGAAGATCATTCGATTGCGGGCGCTGCGGTCGCGCGCCATCTTTGCCCTCGCCTCGGTCTGACGCCGGCAGAGACAGAGACCGTCGTCTGGCTGATCGAAAATCACCTTGTCATGTCGGATACCGCGCAGCGGCGCGATCTTGCCGATCGGCGGACGATCG
This Methylovirgula sp. DNA region includes the following protein-coding sequences:
- the gshB gene encoding glutathione synthase; translation: MSLVVAVQMDPIEKINFAGDSTFALMLEAQARGHRLYHYTPDKLTWGPGGIIAQAAEITVRDRAGDYFTLQKPALLELASADVVLLRQDPPFDLGYITSTHLLEQLPAHVLVVNDPAAVRNAPEKLFVMDFPQFMPATLISRDKAAIAAFLEQHGEIVVKPLHGHGGAAVFKLTRKDPNFGSLYDLFATTFKEPWVAQEFLPQVAKGDKRIILVDGIAAGAVNRVPAENDIRANMVRGGAAAATELTPREKEICAFIGPELERRGLLFVGIDVIDGYLTEINVTSPTGLRAIAKTGGPDVAATIWNAIEAKLAARRRGATE
- a CDS encoding methyl-accepting chemotaxis protein, with translation MGALTIGRSLILRQLLYIGILVAVSVVAYVASLQVRDLAHSELTASPAAMHVYAVQIDDAAAKLNRVLLFGSTLGCLLVLLISMPIAYLTVARPVDILSRQMSALAGGDVDIEISGTARKDEIGVISRSLQVLRDGVKKNNELVDELHARDDREKRLMREAAVRAKVEKFSADLSANVARLTEMTKRMSTASQDMISGARNAAEGSSHAKTASSNAAGDVSSVAVASEELLASIEEISRQVVQSTTVVKRAVSESIETSSGMARLTEAARRVGDIVSLISRIAAQTNLLALNATIEAARAGEAGRGFAVVAQEVKTLATQTARATQDISGQIADMQAATESSVTAIDTIQTKIGEIEQISAIIASAVQEQGASTQEIARNVRSAASGTTATSAYVENVAQAAALTSQHAESLVGLAGELDTLAAHVLSDVRAFGDALREAA
- a CDS encoding carbon-nitrogen hydrolase family protein, with the translated sequence MKISLIQMNSRQDKAANIATACELIEQAVADEGPDWVALPECFDFLGGQRPDKQQAAEVLGEGPAYLAMQALARRHGIFIHAGSILEKIPGEDRLHNTTVVFDRAGREIAIYRKIHMFDVVTPDGVQYRESASFKPGTEVVTYQADGFTFGCAICYDLRFPDLFQALAEKGADVIALPSAFTLLTGKDHWEVLCRARAIETETYFCAPAQTGVHVVGNDTRSTYGHSLVADPWGHVIARASDGIGSVSTRIERPRIDKVRAQIPVAQHKIKLR
- a CDS encoding [protein-PII] uridylyltransferase; the encoded protein is MSVSEVTSPIQRPRRAALSPGQLFDRAGIAKAISEAHAAGMAPDGLRNLALGLFRDALEAGRTRAREVLDATRGGLACAGNLSKLEDELIRALHAFAVTYLHPAPSAAARSLVIAAVGGYGRATLAPGSDIDLLFLLPSDDDNWGKRVTEAVLYLLWDLKQKVGHSTRSVDECLVQSRRDMTVRTALLEARFILGDEKLFADMYSRFDKEIVQHNPREFVVAKLAERDTRISKEGQSRYLVEPNVKEGKGGLRDLNSLFWIAKYVYRMREASDLVAAGLFTPRQYRRFLRCEEFLWLVRCHMHFLAGRPEEILSFDMQRPIAERLGYAGRGGLSGIERFMKHYFLIAKEVGDLTAVLSAALEERHAKPPAMLDRFHIRIRRQDKRITSMGFAVENGRLKAARPDVFTNDPVNLIRMFWLADRDSVALHPDLAHLAISHLYLIDAQLRENPEANRLFLDILSSRKSPEAVLRLMNEAGVLGRFIPPFGRIVAMMQFNMYHHYTVDEHLLRALGFLADIDAHRHRDDLPLTDTIISSIEKRRALYVAVFLHDVAKGRMEDHSIAGAAVARHLCPRLGLTPAETETVVWLIENHLVMSDTAQRRDLADRRTIETFAARVQTIERLKMLFILTVCDIQAVGPGVWNGWKGELLRTLFLETQIVLAGGHSKTERTERIEKAKAELHAQLPTWSDTEFDAYAARFPQAYWLRVDPSRKTRHAQLLTRCTANRLEPIIDVQTDAFRSVSEITLIAPDHPRLLSIVAGACAAAGANIVDAQIFTTNDGMALDSFFVSRTFERDDDEIRRGERIALAIEQALRGQIRLADLVAAKSAAAAAKGTPFSVPPQVSIDNELSNRYTVIEVSGRDRVGLLYSITDILSRLNLNIGSAHIVTFGEKAADVFYVTDLTGAKITTSGRRASIRQKLLDAFPSRGPGAAKPAPASATSQGEGDETAA